From one Paeniglutamicibacter psychrophenolicus genomic stretch:
- a CDS encoding proline racemase family protein, with translation MATASIQVSTIDYHTGGEPFRIVADGYGTLEGNTVAERRVSAQNSAGVDRIRQMLVQEPRGHTDMYGCFVTEPDDEGADFGAVFWHKDGYSTACGHGTMALGVWAVEELIVESDPNGTTVVVIDVPSGRVAAHVESAGGVVQRVTFENVPSYVTGQGLEVEANGRTFTVDLAYGGAIYACLDVAQLGMEITKENYSELRAIGRAVKWACNQLPEAQHPDPRLSGVYGTILFQKFEDLPSGPHQTNMTVFADGEVDRSPCGSGTSARLACLAASGEIDGRSLRHDSIVGSTFVGTVRPHDEAHSDFPAVIPVVTGMAYRTGRHQFELNPSDELGTGFILF, from the coding sequence ATGGCTACTGCCTCCATCCAGGTCAGCACGATTGACTACCACACTGGCGGAGAACCATTCCGAATTGTCGCCGACGGATACGGCACCCTTGAAGGCAACACCGTCGCCGAGCGCCGGGTTTCGGCCCAAAACAGCGCAGGGGTCGATCGGATCCGCCAGATGCTGGTTCAGGAACCCCGGGGCCACACAGACATGTACGGCTGCTTCGTCACCGAGCCAGACGACGAAGGCGCCGACTTCGGCGCCGTCTTCTGGCACAAGGACGGCTACTCAACGGCCTGCGGCCACGGCACCATGGCCCTTGGCGTGTGGGCCGTGGAGGAACTGATCGTCGAATCGGACCCCAATGGCACCACGGTGGTCGTCATCGACGTGCCCTCGGGCCGCGTGGCCGCACACGTCGAATCCGCTGGCGGCGTCGTCCAGCGTGTCACATTCGAGAACGTCCCTTCCTACGTCACGGGACAGGGCCTTGAAGTTGAGGCCAATGGCCGTACTTTCACTGTGGACCTGGCCTATGGCGGAGCCATCTACGCCTGCCTTGACGTTGCGCAGCTGGGCATGGAGATCACGAAGGAAAACTACTCCGAATTGCGCGCCATCGGCCGTGCGGTCAAGTGGGCATGCAACCAGCTTCCCGAGGCGCAGCACCCGGATCCGCGGCTGAGCGGCGTGTACGGGACCATTCTCTTCCAAAAGTTCGAGGACCTGCCATCGGGCCCGCACCAGACCAACATGACGGTCTTTGCCGACGGGGAGGTCGACCGCTCGCCGTGCGGTTCGGGAACCTCGGCACGCCTCGCCTGCCTGGCAGCCTCGGGCGAGATCGATGGACGTTCCCTGCGCCACGATTCCATCGTCGGATCCACCTTCGTCGGCACGGTGCGCCCGCACGACGAGGCCCACTCCGACTTCCCGGCGGTGATCCCGGTCGTCACCGGGATGGCCTACCGGACCGGCCGCCACCAATTCGAGCTCAATCCCAGCGACGAACTGGGAACCGGGTTCATTCTCTTCTAG
- a CDS encoding ABC transporter ATP-binding protein, translating to MLAVEPRLVICDEAVSALGVSVPAQVINLLRELQRESGYSHLFVARDLAVVRQIADDVAVMSSGRIVEQGRATRVFDNPTGECTRAPLRAVPVINPA from the coding sequence GTGCTCGCCGTCGAGCCCAGGCTGGTCATCTGCGACGAAGCTGTTTCCGCCCTTGGTGTTTCCGTGCCGGCGCAGGTCATCAACCTGCTGCGCGAGCTGCAACGGGAATCCGGGTATTCGCACCTCTTCGTCGCCCGCGACCTGGCCGTGGTGCGGCAGATCGCCGATGACGTCGCGGTGATGAGCTCGGGCAGGATCGTTGAGCAGGGAAGAGCGACCCGGGTCTTCGACAATCCGACGGGAGAGTGCACCCGGGCGCCTTTGCGTGCCGTGCCGGTGATCAACCCCGCGTGA
- the abaF gene encoding fosfomycin efflux MFS transporter AbaF: protein MSTNEMLDRKAPGGLPGSGRGTAAPRGLKRVVAAAMAGTVAEWYEFFLYGTASALVFGTHFFRQTGNPVDGVIAAFALYAVGFAARPIGGLVFGHFGDRIGRKALLQLSLVVVGITTFLMGCLPTFDVIGYWAPGLLVTLRLIQGFAFGGEWGGAIILVSEHSPDDRRGFWASWPQAGVPLGNLVATLVLLGLSSVLPEEAFLSWGWRVAFWFSAVVVLIGYWIRTKVDDAPIFKEAQARQAASQEVQPGILHVLRYHWRAVLIGIGARFAENILYYIVVTFSITYLKLVVDMDTTRILLLMFGAHFLHFCMIPLVGLLSDIVGRKPVYLTGAVLTAFWGFVGFPMMDTGNDWIVMAAITLGLAIESLTYAPYSALMTEMFPTNVRYTALSLCYQFAPILAGSLAPLIALTLLQKFDSSIPISIYLVAAAVISIVAVSFAKETRGKSLHDVDAEAALRTNIAA, encoded by the coding sequence ATGAGCACCAATGAAATGCTTGACCGAAAGGCCCCCGGGGGCCTGCCGGGTTCCGGGCGCGGCACCGCGGCTCCCCGGGGCCTCAAGCGGGTTGTGGCTGCCGCCATGGCCGGAACCGTCGCCGAATGGTACGAGTTCTTCCTGTACGGCACGGCCTCCGCCCTGGTCTTCGGAACCCATTTCTTCCGGCAGACGGGAAATCCGGTTGACGGCGTCATCGCCGCATTTGCGCTCTACGCCGTGGGCTTCGCCGCCCGCCCGATCGGCGGACTCGTGTTCGGGCACTTCGGCGACCGCATCGGCCGCAAGGCGTTGCTCCAGCTCAGTCTTGTCGTCGTGGGCATCACGACGTTCCTCATGGGTTGCCTGCCCACCTTCGATGTCATTGGATACTGGGCGCCCGGGCTCCTGGTGACCCTTCGCCTCATCCAGGGCTTTGCCTTCGGCGGCGAATGGGGAGGCGCGATCATCTTGGTGAGCGAGCACAGCCCCGACGACCGGCGAGGCTTCTGGGCCAGCTGGCCGCAGGCCGGTGTCCCGTTGGGCAACCTGGTTGCCACGCTCGTGCTGCTGGGTCTCTCCAGTGTCCTGCCCGAGGAAGCATTCCTTTCATGGGGATGGCGCGTGGCGTTCTGGTTCTCCGCCGTGGTGGTCTTGATCGGCTACTGGATCCGCACCAAGGTCGACGACGCACCGATCTTCAAGGAGGCCCAGGCGCGCCAAGCGGCCTCGCAGGAAGTCCAGCCGGGCATCCTCCACGTCCTGCGTTACCACTGGCGCGCCGTGCTGATCGGCATTGGTGCCCGATTCGCCGAGAACATCCTGTACTACATCGTTGTCACCTTCTCGATCACCTACCTCAAGCTGGTCGTCGACATGGATACCACGCGCATCCTCCTGCTGATGTTTGGTGCGCACTTCCTGCACTTCTGCATGATCCCTTTGGTTGGGCTGCTTTCGGACATCGTCGGGCGCAAGCCCGTATATCTGACCGGCGCAGTTCTCACCGCATTCTGGGGATTCGTGGGCTTCCCGATGATGGACACAGGCAATGACTGGATCGTCATGGCTGCCATCACCCTGGGCCTGGCCATCGAGTCCTTGACCTATGCGCCGTACTCGGCGCTCATGACCGAAATGTTCCCGACCAACGTGCGGTACACCGCCCTGTCGCTCTGCTACCAGTTTGCTCCGATCCTTGCAGGTTCCTTGGCGCCGCTGATCGCACTGACGCTCCTGCAGAAGTTCGATTCGTCGATTCCGATTTCCATCTACCTTGTCGCGGCAGCGGTCATCTCGATTGTGGCGGTCTCCTTTGCCAAGGAAACCCGGGGCAAGTCGCTGCACGATGTCGACGCCGAGGCGGCGTTGCGCACCAACATCGCCGCCTGA